In a single window of the Streptomyces sp. HUAS ZL42 genome:
- a CDS encoding dynamin family protein, which translates to MVTLDVRPQLLDALSALRDRVAAARFPLPLAGAPRARANRDELLAQLDDYLVPRLRAPEAPLLVVVGGSTGAGKSTLVNSLVGRRVSEAGVLRPTTRTPVLVCHPEDHHWFSGMRVLPDLTRVWVPHQDPGDDLLLPGEDPARVLRVETVDTVPPGLALLDAPDVDSLVAENRVLASELICAADIWVMVTTAARYADAVPWHLLRTAKEYDATLVTVLDRVPHQVAAEVSRQYGALLTKAGLGDVPRFTVPELPESAWGGGLLPATAVAPLRTWLVHHAQDPAARQHAMARTAYGVLDSLKARMPELASAAAAQHAAALRLTAAVDGAYDSEYTRVRGRLQGGAVLAGDALKRWRAFPLDCTAGELLDAVVESLGELLLCAVTAADERIDEAWRREPAAAAQVLADRDTSLETAEHRIGMAVRRWRRELEEYAEDEVRHLDRSLAPDPEVVAALVATALLSGRRARSAGEKLAERIGAHGALRLRDRGGRLLTEYLDRVMRTERERRLAPLDELEIHAEPQAELIAALSVLQKER; encoded by the coding sequence GTGGTGACCTTGGACGTACGGCCTCAGCTGCTCGACGCACTCTCCGCCCTGCGCGACCGTGTCGCCGCCGCACGCTTCCCGCTGCCCCTGGCGGGGGCGCCACGCGCGCGTGCCAACCGCGACGAACTGCTCGCCCAGCTCGACGACTACTTGGTGCCCCGCTTGAGAGCGCCTGAAGCGCCCCTGCTGGTCGTCGTCGGCGGATCGACCGGGGCCGGGAAGTCGACGCTGGTCAATTCCCTGGTGGGACGGCGGGTCAGCGAGGCGGGCGTGCTGCGGCCGACGACACGTACTCCCGTGCTGGTGTGCCATCCGGAGGATCATCACTGGTTCAGCGGCATGCGCGTCCTGCCCGACCTCACGCGCGTGTGGGTGCCGCATCAGGACCCGGGTGACGACCTGTTGCTCCCCGGGGAGGATCCCGCGCGCGTGCTGCGCGTCGAGACCGTCGACACCGTCCCGCCCGGCCTCGCCCTTCTCGACGCGCCCGACGTGGACTCCCTCGTCGCCGAGAACCGCGTCCTCGCGTCCGAGCTCATCTGCGCCGCCGACATCTGGGTCATGGTCACCACGGCGGCCCGGTACGCCGACGCCGTGCCCTGGCATCTGCTGCGCACCGCCAAGGAGTACGACGCCACGCTCGTGACCGTGCTCGACCGTGTGCCCCACCAGGTGGCGGCCGAGGTCTCCCGCCAGTACGGGGCCCTGCTCACCAAGGCCGGGCTCGGTGACGTACCGCGGTTCACCGTGCCGGAACTGCCCGAGTCGGCCTGGGGCGGAGGACTGCTTCCGGCCACCGCCGTGGCCCCGCTGCGGACCTGGCTGGTCCACCACGCACAGGACCCGGCGGCGCGGCAGCACGCCATGGCCCGTACGGCGTACGGCGTCCTCGACTCCCTCAAGGCGCGCATGCCCGAGCTCGCCAGCGCCGCCGCCGCCCAGCACGCGGCTGCACTGCGGCTCACCGCGGCCGTCGACGGGGCGTACGACAGCGAGTACACGCGCGTGCGGGGGCGTCTGCAGGGCGGGGCCGTGCTCGCCGGTGATGCCTTGAAACGCTGGCGTGCCTTCCCGCTCGACTGCACCGCCGGGGAGCTCCTCGACGCCGTGGTGGAGAGCCTGGGCGAGCTCTTGCTGTGCGCCGTCACCGCCGCCGACGAGCGCATCGACGAGGCCTGGCGGCGCGAACCGGCGGCGGCCGCTCAGGTCCTCGCGGACCGGGATACGTCCCTGGAGACCGCGGAACACCGCATCGGGATGGCCGTACGGCGGTGGCGGCGGGAACTCGAGGAGTACGCCGAGGACGAGGTGCGCCACCTCGACCGCAGCCTCGCGCCCGATCCCGAGGTGGTCGCCGCGCTCGTCGCCACCGCGCTGCTGAGCGGTCGCAGGGCCAGGTCGGCGGGCGAGAAGCTCGCCGAGCGGATCGGCGCGCACGGTGCGCTGCGGCTGCGCGACCGGGGCGGGCGGCTGCTGACCGAGTACCTGGACCGGGTCATGCGCACCGAACGCGAGCGGCGCCTCGCCCCGCTCGACGAGCTCGAGATCCACGCCGAGCCCCAGGCCGAACTCATCGCCGCGCTGTCCGTACTGCAGAAGGAGAGGTGA
- a CDS encoding YfjP family GTPase produces MAAVTDHDPTEHADHTDDTGEAVSIDDRSENRAPEEGDRENGLPGDGDSAAGSPAEDASSGERGAGEGKRPQERASEGHARVRAEDDRSRRTDSADVWDDGLIARRVTEGAAEQAAAPETTGAPGTHAVAPLAYDGHLRSRLDALRELVGLSRTRLDSRTLAEAGRVLDEAVARRRLSGQHTVVAIAGATGSGKSQLFNALAGVTISESGVRRPTTAAPIACSWSDGAASLIDRLGIPGRLRRRPVQSPEAEAQLRGLVLIDLPDHDSAAVQHREHVDRILALVDAVIWVVDPEKYADAVLHERYLRPMAGHAEVMFVVLNQIDRLPGEATELVLDDLRRLLDEDGIALGEYGEPGATVLALSALTGDGVGELREALGQFVAERGAPARRISADVQAAAWRLRPVYATGRRTGLSEEAREEFSARLADAVGATAAGEAAERAWMRNANRACGTPWLRLWRWCQDRSGPPTGRLPLRAQADEETTARQRVEQAVRTVSDRASAGLPVPWAQAVREAAVRGSQGLPEALDELAARAGSSPGRPPRPGWWPAAVLTQASMTLLQIVGGLWLVGQIAGIMAPNLGVPVLLMLAGIVGGPLVEWSCRMAARGPARRYGQEAERRLREAAAACGRGRVLDPVAAELLRYREVREQYVRVTGVGAG; encoded by the coding sequence GTGGCCGCCGTCACTGATCATGACCCCACGGAGCACGCCGATCACACCGACGACACCGGGGAGGCGGTCTCCATCGACGACCGGTCCGAGAACCGTGCCCCCGAGGAAGGCGACCGTGAAAACGGCCTCCCCGGGGACGGCGACTCCGCCGCGGGCTCCCCGGCGGAGGACGCCTCCTCGGGAGAGCGGGGCGCCGGCGAGGGCAAGCGTCCCCAGGAGCGCGCGAGCGAAGGCCACGCGCGCGTGCGGGCCGAGGACGACAGGTCCCGTCGTACGGACTCCGCCGACGTCTGGGACGACGGCCTGATCGCGCGGCGGGTGACCGAGGGCGCCGCCGAGCAGGCCGCCGCGCCGGAGACGACCGGTGCACCCGGCACGCACGCGGTGGCGCCGCTCGCATACGACGGACATCTGCGCTCACGGCTGGACGCCCTCCGCGAACTGGTGGGGCTCTCGCGCACCAGGCTCGACAGCAGGACGCTCGCCGAGGCCGGCCGGGTGCTGGACGAGGCGGTGGCGCGGCGCAGGCTCTCCGGGCAGCACACCGTCGTCGCCATCGCGGGCGCGACGGGCAGCGGCAAGTCGCAGCTGTTCAACGCGCTCGCCGGGGTGACCATTTCGGAGTCGGGCGTACGACGCCCGACCACCGCGGCACCCATCGCGTGCAGCTGGAGCGACGGCGCGGCGAGCCTCATCGACCGGCTCGGCATCCCGGGACGCCTGCGGCGGCGCCCGGTGCAGAGCCCGGAGGCGGAGGCGCAGCTGCGCGGGCTCGTGCTGATCGACCTGCCCGACCACGACTCGGCGGCGGTGCAGCACCGTGAGCACGTCGATCGCATCCTGGCGCTCGTCGACGCCGTCATCTGGGTCGTCGACCCCGAGAAGTACGCCGACGCCGTCCTCCACGAGCGCTATCTGCGGCCCATGGCGGGGCACGCGGAGGTCATGTTCGTCGTCCTCAACCAGATCGACCGGCTGCCCGGCGAGGCAACCGAGCTGGTCCTCGACGACCTGCGCCGGCTGCTCGACGAGGACGGGATCGCCCTCGGGGAGTACGGCGAACCGGGCGCGACCGTGCTGGCACTGTCCGCGCTCACCGGGGACGGCGTCGGTGAGCTGCGCGAGGCGCTGGGCCAGTTCGTGGCGGAGCGCGGGGCCCCGGCGCGCCGGATCTCGGCCGATGTACAGGCCGCGGCGTGGCGGCTGCGGCCCGTCTACGCCACGGGGCGGCGCACGGGGCTGAGCGAGGAGGCGCGGGAGGAGTTCTCCGCGCGGCTCGCGGACGCGGTGGGCGCCACTGCCGCGGGCGAGGCGGCCGAACGGGCCTGGATGCGCAACGCCAACCGTGCGTGCGGGACGCCCTGGCTGCGGCTGTGGCGCTGGTGCCAGGACCGGAGCGGGCCGCCCACGGGCCGGCTGCCGCTGAGGGCCCAGGCCGACGAGGAGACGACGGCGCGCCAGCGCGTCGAACAGGCGGTGCGGACGGTGTCCGACCGGGCCTCGGCGGGACTGCCCGTGCCCTGGGCGCAGGCGGTGCGCGAGGCTGCCGTACGTGGGTCGCAGGGGCTGCCCGAGGCGCTGGACGAGCTGGCGGCGCGGGCCGGGTCGTCGCCGGGACGTCCGCCGCGGCCGGGCTGGTGGCCGGCGGCGGTGCTGACTCAGGCGTCCATGACACTGCTTCAGATCGTCGGCGGGCTGTGGCTGGTGGGGCAGATCGCGGGGATCATGGCGCCGAACCTGGGCGTGCCCGTGCTGCTGATGCTGGCCGGCATCGTCGGCGGTCCGCTGGTCGAGTGGAGCTGCCGGATGGCGGCGCGCGGTCCCGCCCGGAGGTACGGCCAGGAGGCGGAACGGCGCCTGCGGGAGGCGGCGGCCGCGTGCGGGCGGGGCCGGGTGCTGGATCCGGTGGCCGCCGAGTTGCTGCGGTACCGGGAGGTGCGGGAGCAGTACGTGCGGGTGACGGGGGTGGGGGCGGGCTGA
- a CDS encoding single-stranded DNA-binding protein, with protein sequence MNETMVCAVGNVATQPVYRELAAGPSARFRLAVTSRYWDREKNTWTDGHTNFFTVWANRQLATNAAASLAVGDPVVVQGRLKVRTEVREGQNWTSADLDAVAIGHDLARGTSAFRRANRPEPATAVPARPEPDWETPTAEPDSAIAQQQPETAAVT encoded by the coding sequence ATGAACGAGACGATGGTCTGCGCGGTGGGGAACGTGGCGACGCAGCCGGTGTACCGGGAGCTGGCGGCGGGACCGTCGGCACGGTTCCGGCTGGCGGTGACCTCGCGGTACTGGGACCGCGAGAAGAACACCTGGACCGACGGACACACCAACTTCTTCACGGTGTGGGCCAATCGGCAGCTCGCCACGAACGCGGCGGCGTCGCTGGCGGTCGGCGATCCCGTCGTCGTGCAGGGCAGGCTGAAGGTGCGCACGGAAGTGCGCGAAGGGCAGAACTGGACCTCCGCCGACCTCGACGCCGTGGCGATCGGCCACGACCTCGCACGGGGGACGTCGGCCTTCCGGCGGGCGAACAGGCCGGAGCCGGCGACCGCCGTACCGGCGCGGCCGGAGCCCGACTGGGAGACACCGACGGCAGAACCGGACTCCGCCATCGCCCAACAGCAGCCCGAGACCGCAGCGGTGACGTGA
- a CDS encoding Cys-Gln thioester bond-forming surface protein, with protein MAAGTLVSGLVVAGLLAAAGPATAGGTTQNQGGATATIGGLKTYGAAVIHDDSGDQEVSAGLFEMSVEGGGTLQTYCIDLHNPTQRDAKYHETPWSGTSLGTNKDAGRISWILQNSYPQVNNLAALADEAGIDGGLTEQDAAAGTQVAIWRYSDGADVDAVDAQAEKLADFLYKSARDVAEPKASLTLDPPAVSGHPGELLGPVTVHTNASSVTVAPPADAATNGVRIVGKDGKAVTSATDGSQLFFDVPEDAAAGTAELTVQASTTVPVGRALASESRSQTQILAGSSESTVSATASAGWAAQGAIPALSAAENCAKGGVDITAANVGDEAFTFELMGTEHSIPAGGTRTVTIPLQEGQAYDFTITGPNGFEKRFTGVLDCKTQGSESGDTTQTLSEPSPATVGGTGTDTNLAETGGASATPLIAGVAIGLVVIGGAALLITGRKQNPTQE; from the coding sequence CTGGCCGCCGGAACGCTGGTGTCCGGACTCGTCGTCGCCGGTCTGCTGGCCGCAGCCGGCCCGGCCACCGCCGGCGGGACGACGCAGAACCAGGGCGGGGCGACCGCCACCATAGGCGGCCTGAAGACGTACGGCGCAGCGGTGATCCACGACGACAGCGGGGATCAGGAGGTGTCGGCGGGCCTGTTCGAGATGTCCGTCGAGGGCGGAGGCACGCTCCAGACCTACTGCATCGACCTGCACAACCCCACGCAGCGGGACGCCAAGTACCACGAGACCCCCTGGAGCGGCACCTCGTTGGGCACCAACAAGGACGCCGGCCGGATCAGCTGGATCCTGCAGAACTCCTATCCGCAGGTGAACAACCTCGCGGCGCTCGCCGACGAGGCCGGTATCGACGGCGGTCTCACCGAGCAGGACGCCGCTGCCGGCACCCAGGTGGCGATCTGGCGCTACTCGGACGGCGCGGACGTCGACGCGGTCGACGCCCAGGCCGAGAAGCTGGCGGACTTCCTCTACAAGAGCGCCCGGGACGTGGCGGAGCCGAAGGCGTCGCTGACCCTCGACCCGCCCGCGGTCTCGGGCCACCCGGGGGAGCTGCTGGGTCCGGTGACGGTGCACACGAACGCGAGCAGCGTGACGGTGGCGCCACCGGCGGACGCCGCCACGAACGGAGTGCGGATCGTCGGCAAGGACGGCAAGGCGGTCACCTCGGCCACCGACGGCAGCCAGCTGTTCTTCGATGTCCCCGAGGACGCGGCGGCGGGCACGGCCGAGCTGACGGTCCAGGCGTCGACCACCGTGCCGGTCGGCCGCGCGCTCGCCTCCGAGAGCCGCAGCCAGACGCAGATCCTGGCCGGCTCGAGCGAGTCGACCGTCTCGGCGACCGCCAGCGCGGGCTGGGCGGCGCAGGGGGCGATACCGGCACTGTCCGCGGCGGAGAACTGCGCCAAGGGCGGGGTGGACATCACCGCGGCCAACGTGGGCGACGAGGCGTTCACCTTCGAGCTGATGGGAACCGAGCACAGCATCCCGGCGGGCGGGACCCGCACGGTGACCATCCCGCTCCAGGAGGGCCAGGCCTACGACTTCACGATCACGGGGCCGAACGGCTTCGAGAAGCGGTTCACCGGCGTCCTCGACTGCAAGACCCAGGGCAGCGAGTCCGGCGACACTACGCAGACCCTGAGCGAACCGAGCCCCGCGACCGTCGGCGGCACCGGCACCGACACGAACCTCGCCGAAACCGGCGGCGCCAGTGCGACCCCGCTGATCGCCGGCGTGGCCATCGGCCTGGTCGTGATCGGCGGCGCGGCACTGCTGATCACGGGCAGGAAGCAGAACCCGACGCAGGAGTGA
- a CDS encoding maleylpyruvate isomerase N-terminal domain-containing protein, whose amino-acid sequence MDLFSRSWTALRTAVDELSDQDWERPSGCTGWLVRDLVCHLIIDAQDVLITLVTPAETEPTVDSVTYWNLVEPPTGEDPLDALIPRLAAAYGEPRWLRFHFDDVGSAAGRAAELAAPGARVSTRDEVLTVGDYLSAYVMEWTLHHLDLIAHLPSAAEPPAETLAAARASLEEIAGAPIPASFSDKDALLVGTGRRVPTDAESAALGELASKIPLVLG is encoded by the coding sequence GTGGATCTCTTCTCGCGCTCTTGGACGGCGTTGCGCACGGCGGTCGACGAACTCTCCGACCAGGACTGGGAACGGCCGTCCGGCTGCACCGGCTGGCTCGTGCGGGACCTGGTGTGCCACCTGATCATCGACGCCCAGGACGTCCTGATCACTCTGGTCACGCCCGCCGAGACCGAACCGACCGTGGACTCGGTCACCTACTGGAACCTCGTCGAGCCCCCGACCGGCGAGGACCCGCTCGACGCACTGATCCCCCGGCTGGCCGCCGCGTACGGCGAGCCGAGGTGGCTCAGATTTCACTTCGACGACGTCGGCTCCGCCGCCGGGCGCGCCGCGGAACTCGCCGCCCCGGGTGCTCGCGTCAGCACTCGCGACGAAGTGCTGACCGTCGGCGACTACCTGTCCGCCTACGTCATGGAATGGACGTTGCACCACCTGGACCTGATCGCACACCTGCCCTCGGCCGCCGAGCCGCCCGCCGAAACCCTCGCGGCGGCCCGCGCGTCACTGGAAGAGATCGCCGGGGCACCGATTCCGGCGTCGTTCTCCGACAAGGACGCGCTGCTCGTCGGAACCGGACGCCGCGTCCCGACGGACGCGGAGAGTGCCGCGCTGGGCGAACTGGCCTCGAAGATCCCGCTCGTTCTCGGCTGA
- the ettA gene encoding energy-dependent translational throttle protein EttA: protein MAEFIYTMRKARKAHGDKVILDDVTLSFLPGAKIGVVGPNGAGKSTVLKIMAGLEQPSNGDAFLSPGYSVGILLQEPPLNEEKTVLENVQEGVAEIKGKLDRFNEIAELMATDYSDALLDEMGKLQEELDHANAWDLDAQLEQAMDALGCPPGDWPVTNLSGGERRRVALCKLLLEQPDLLLLDEPTNHLDAESVNWLEQHLAKYEGTVVAITHDRYFLDNVAEWILELDRGRAYPYQGNYSTYLETKASRLKVEGQKDAKRQKRLKEELEWVRSNAKGRQAKSKARLARYEEMAAEAEKMRKLDFEEIQIPPGPRLGNVVVEVNNLSKAFGEKVLIDDLSFTLPRNGIVGVIGPNGAGKTTLFKMIQGIEDPDSGSIKVGETVKISYVDQSRENIDPKKSLWAVVSDELDYINVGQVEMPSRAYVSAFGFKGPDQQKAAGVLSGGERNRLNLALTLKQGGNLLLLDEPTNDLDVETLSSLENALLEFPGCAVVVSHDRWFLDRVATHILAYEGESKWFWFEGNFESYEKNKVERLGPDAARPHRATYKKLTRG, encoded by the coding sequence TTGGCTGAGTTCATTTACACCATGCGCAAGGCGCGCAAGGCGCACGGCGACAAGGTGATCCTCGACGACGTCACCCTGAGCTTTCTTCCGGGTGCCAAGATCGGCGTCGTCGGCCCGAACGGTGCCGGTAAGTCGACCGTTCTGAAGATCATGGCGGGGCTGGAGCAGCCTTCGAACGGTGACGCGTTCCTGTCGCCGGGCTACAGCGTCGGCATCCTGCTGCAGGAGCCCCCGCTGAACGAGGAGAAGACCGTCCTGGAGAACGTCCAGGAGGGTGTCGCCGAGATCAAGGGCAAGCTCGACCGGTTCAACGAGATCGCCGAGCTGATGGCGACCGACTACTCCGACGCGCTGCTCGATGAGATGGGCAAGCTGCAGGAGGAGCTCGACCACGCCAACGCGTGGGACCTCGACGCCCAGCTCGAGCAGGCCATGGACGCGCTCGGGTGCCCGCCCGGCGACTGGCCCGTCACCAACCTCTCCGGTGGTGAGCGCCGTCGCGTCGCGCTGTGCAAGCTGCTGCTCGAGCAGCCCGACCTGCTGCTTCTCGACGAGCCCACCAACCACCTCGACGCCGAGTCCGTGAACTGGCTGGAGCAGCACCTCGCCAAGTACGAGGGAACGGTTGTGGCCATCACCCACGACCGGTACTTCCTCGACAACGTCGCCGAGTGGATCCTCGAGCTCGACCGTGGGCGCGCCTACCCCTACCAGGGCAACTACTCCACCTACCTGGAGACCAAGGCCTCCCGTCTCAAGGTCGAGGGCCAGAAGGACGCCAAGCGGCAGAAGCGGCTCAAGGAAGAGCTCGAGTGGGTGCGCTCCAACGCCAAGGGGCGGCAGGCCAAGTCCAAGGCGCGTCTCGCCCGGTACGAGGAGATGGCCGCAGAGGCCGAGAAGATGCGGAAGCTGGACTTCGAGGAGATCCAGATCCCGCCGGGGCCGCGTCTGGGCAACGTCGTCGTCGAGGTCAACAACCTCAGCAAGGCCTTCGGGGAGAAGGTCCTCATCGACGACCTCAGCTTCACGCTGCCGCGTAACGGGATCGTCGGGGTCATCGGGCCCAACGGTGCCGGTAAGACCACGCTCTTCAAGATGATCCAGGGCATCGAGGACCCCGACTCCGGTTCGATCAAGGTCGGCGAGACCGTCAAGATCTCGTACGTCGACCAGAGCCGCGAGAACATCGACCCGAAGAAGAGCCTGTGGGCCGTGGTCAGCGATGAGCTCGACTACATCAACGTCGGTCAGGTCGAGATGCCCTCGCGGGCCTACGTCTCCGCCTTCGGGTTCAAGGGTCCTGACCAGCAGAAGGCGGCCGGTGTGCTCTCCGGTGGTGAGCGCAACCGCCTCAACCTCGCGCTCACCCTCAAGCAGGGCGGCAACCTGCTGCTCCTCGACGAGCCGACCAACGACCTCGACGTCGAGACCCTGTCGAGTCTCGAGAACGCGCTGCTGGAGTTCCCCGGCTGCGCCGTGGTCGTCTCCCACGACCGGTGGTTCCTCGACCGCGTCGCCACGCACATCCTCGCCTACGAGGGCGAGTCCAAGTGGTTCTGGTTCGAGGGCAACTTCGAGTCGTACGAGAAGAACAAGGTCGAGCGGCTCGGTCCGGACGCCGCCCGTCCGCACCGCGCCACCTACAAGAAGCTGACCCGGGGCTGA
- a CDS encoding acyl-CoA thioesterase, translating into MRHIYRCPLRWADMDAYGHVNNVVFLRYLEEARIDFLFRPEKDFKQGSVVARHEIDYKRQLVHRHAPVDIELWVTEVRAASFTIAYEVKDGDEVYVRASTVIVPFDFEAQRPRRITDEEREFLQGYRDDEEEAVAA; encoded by the coding sequence TTGCGGCACATCTACCGCTGCCCGCTGCGCTGGGCGGACATGGACGCGTACGGCCACGTCAACAACGTGGTCTTCCTCCGCTATCTGGAGGAAGCCCGTATCGACTTCCTGTTCCGCCCGGAGAAGGACTTCAAGCAGGGGTCGGTGGTGGCCCGCCACGAGATCGACTACAAGCGGCAGCTCGTCCACCGCCACGCGCCCGTGGACATCGAGTTGTGGGTCACCGAGGTGCGAGCGGCGTCCTTCACCATCGCCTACGAGGTGAAGGACGGCGATGAGGTCTACGTCCGCGCCTCGACGGTCATCGTGCCGTTCGACTTCGAGGCGCAGCGGCCGCGTCGGATCACCGACGAGGAACGCGAGTTCCTCCAGGGCTACCGGGACGACGAGGAGGAGGCCGTCGCCGCATGA
- a CDS encoding ABC transporter ATP-binding protein, with translation MTTNPTLADLAHRATTTRNQPAYGHDALITCDRLVRIFSTDGIEVQALQGLDLLVREGELMALVGASGSGKSTLMNILAGLDTPTAGAARVAGHDLLTMTAKDRLTYRRKTVGFIWQQTSRNLLPYLTAAQNITVPMQLSGPRGHHRAHTERALELLELMGTADCRDRRPHQMSGGQQQRVAIAVALANNPAVLLADEPTGELDSHTAEQIFAALRTANEHLGTTIVIVTHDQTVADEVRRTVAIRDGRTATEVLRRSEVDATTGHETVVAREYAMLDRAGRLQLPAEYTQALGMRDRVALELEPDHIAVRPDDSTPQ, from the coding sequence ATGACCACGAACCCCACCCTCGCCGACCTCGCCCACCGAGCCACCACCACCCGCAACCAACCCGCCTACGGCCACGATGCCCTCATCACCTGCGACCGCCTCGTCCGCATCTTCTCCACGGACGGCATAGAGGTCCAAGCCCTCCAAGGCCTGGACCTCCTCGTCCGGGAGGGCGAGCTCATGGCCCTCGTCGGCGCCTCCGGCAGCGGCAAGTCCACCCTCATGAACATCCTCGCCGGCCTGGACACCCCCACCGCCGGCGCAGCCCGCGTCGCCGGCCACGACCTCCTCACCATGACCGCCAAGGACCGCCTCACCTACCGCCGCAAGACCGTCGGCTTCATCTGGCAGCAGACCTCCCGCAACCTCCTCCCCTACCTCACCGCGGCCCAGAACATCACCGTCCCCATGCAACTCTCCGGCCCCCGCGGACACCACCGCGCCCACACCGAACGCGCCCTGGAACTCCTGGAGTTGATGGGCACGGCAGACTGCCGCGACCGCCGCCCCCACCAGATGTCCGGCGGCCAGCAGCAACGCGTCGCCATCGCCGTGGCCCTCGCCAACAACCCCGCGGTCCTGCTCGCCGACGAACCCACCGGCGAACTCGACTCCCACACGGCGGAACAGATCTTCGCCGCCCTCCGTACCGCGAACGAACACCTCGGCACCACCATCGTCATCGTCACCCACGACCAGACGGTCGCCGACGAGGTGCGCCGCACCGTCGCCATCCGCGACGGCCGCACCGCCACGGAGGTCCTGCGCCGCAGCGAGGTGGACGCGACGACCGGCCACGAAACCGTCGTGGCCCGCGAATACGCCATGCTCGACCGCGCCGGCCGCCTCCAGCTCCCCGCCGAGTACACCCAGGCCCTGGGCATGCGTGACCGCGTGGCCCTGGAACTGGAGCCGGACCACATCGCCGTACGGCCGGACGACAGCACACCACAGTGA